A window of the Mesotoga prima MesG1.Ag.4.2 genome harbors these coding sequences:
- the rmuC gene encoding DNA recombination protein RmuC — protein sequence MLIALIILSIVTLISFLFVIASVRRLSRSIKKNQELQLSLKDLERDVSDRDEKLKWLTSAKEELESTFKAISSDVLNSSTENFIRQANDKFSGLLKLQKEDWGSQKKDFESLVSPVRDNLEKLEKNVKELESKREGAYKALEEQLKMLSEANTDLRQGVTDLKSALRNRSTRGRWGEIELRRIVELSGMTEHVDFVEQESIDNGRPDMIVKLPNNAFIPVDAKVPLDSYLTALEEEDESLRKQLMGNYAKNVRDTVNRLAGKKYSEAFSRTADFVVMFVPLESAINAAFLADPELFEYAVSRKILIASPVNLVALLKSVAYGWQQYSLTENAERLVQASKELYERFRVFFSHYSRLQGHLKNAVKAYNDGVGSFESRLLPKVREIEALAEVKEKLEEIEEISDEPRSTNLAGRD from the coding sequence ATGCTTATCGCCCTGATAATTCTGTCGATAGTTACACTGATCTCCTTTCTCTTCGTGATTGCATCAGTTAGAAGATTATCCCGTAGTATCAAGAAGAACCAGGAGCTACAACTCAGCCTTAAGGATCTCGAAAGGGATGTCTCGGATAGAGATGAGAAGCTCAAGTGGCTGACTTCTGCCAAGGAGGAACTTGAATCAACTTTCAAAGCGATTTCCTCGGACGTTTTGAATTCCAGTACTGAAAACTTCATTCGACAGGCAAACGACAAGTTCTCTGGCCTACTGAAACTCCAGAAAGAAGACTGGGGAAGCCAGAAAAAGGATTTCGAGAGCCTTGTCAGCCCGGTAAGAGACAATCTTGAAAAGCTCGAGAAAAATGTTAAAGAGCTTGAATCGAAAAGGGAAGGAGCTTATAAAGCTCTTGAAGAGCAGCTGAAGATGCTTTCAGAAGCCAACACCGACCTCAGACAGGGCGTAACGGATCTCAAGAGCGCCTTGAGAAACAGATCGACACGCGGCCGTTGGGGCGAGATAGAGCTTCGACGCATTGTTGAGCTCAGCGGGATGACCGAGCATGTTGACTTCGTGGAACAGGAGTCTATCGATAACGGTAGACCGGACATGATAGTGAAGCTGCCCAATAACGCCTTCATTCCCGTCGATGCCAAAGTGCCGCTGGACAGTTATTTGACAGCGCTGGAAGAAGAAGACGAATCTCTTAGAAAGCAGCTCATGGGTAACTACGCGAAGAATGTCCGCGATACCGTCAACAGGCTTGCCGGTAAAAAATACTCGGAGGCCTTCAGTAGAACGGCCGATTTTGTTGTCATGTTCGTTCCTCTGGAATCGGCAATCAACGCCGCCTTTCTCGCAGATCCTGAACTTTTCGAATATGCCGTTTCAAGAAAGATCCTGATCGCCTCTCCCGTCAATCTAGTTGCATTGCTCAAGTCCGTTGCATATGGATGGCAGCAGTACAGTCTTACAGAAAATGCCGAGCGTCTCGTTCAAGCCTCTAAGGAACTCTATGAAAGATTTCGGGTCTTTTTTTCCCATTACAGCAGATTACAGGGCCATCTCAAAAACGCCGTAAAGGCCTACAATGATGGGGTGGGCTCCTTTGAAAGCAGACTGCTACCCAAAGTCAGGGAGATAGAAGCACTTGCCGAGGTAAAGGAAAAACTGGAAGAGATCGAGGAGATCTCCGACGAACCGAGATCAACGAATCTTGCCGGCCGAGATTGA
- a CDS encoding queuosine precursor transporter, which produces MNEILWFVMLVVNFALITIAYRWWGKTGLYVWVAIAAIIANVQVIKTVSLFWMAATLGNIVYATSFLATDILSENHGKKEARKAVYIGFFSLISVTVIMQIALAFEPHPSDFSQEHLSVVFGLLPRIALASLAAYWCSQLHDVWAYDFWKKRFPEKRHIWIRNNASTMISQLIDTAVFTVIAFAGVFSAGVWWQIFWSTYILKWVVAVLDTPFIYLARKMKDDGKIRDLVP; this is translated from the coding sequence ATGAATGAGATTCTCTGGTTTGTGATGCTGGTAGTGAACTTCGCTTTGATTACCATAGCATACAGATGGTGGGGAAAGACGGGCCTTTACGTATGGGTAGCTATTGCCGCGATAATAGCTAACGTTCAGGTTATAAAGACAGTCTCTCTCTTCTGGATGGCCGCCACGCTCGGGAATATCGTATATGCGACCTCCTTTCTCGCTACAGACATCCTATCGGAAAACCACGGAAAGAAAGAGGCCAGGAAGGCGGTCTATATCGGATTCTTCTCTCTAATATCCGTTACGGTGATAATGCAGATTGCGCTCGCCTTCGAGCCCCACCCTTCGGACTTTTCTCAAGAACACCTTTCTGTGGTATTTGGTCTCCTTCCCCGTATCGCTCTTGCGAGTCTTGCCGCATACTGGTGTTCTCAGCTGCACGACGTCTGGGCATACGACTTCTGGAAGAAGAGGTTCCCCGAGAAACGGCACATCTGGATAAGGAACAACGCGAGTACAATGATCTCGCAATTGATAGATACGGCTGTCTTCACTGTCATAGCCTTTGCGGGAGTCTTTTCGGCAGGTGTCTGGTGGCAGATATTCTGGTCCACTTATATTCTGAAATGGGTCGTTGCCGTTCTAGACACACCGTTCATCTATCTCGCCAGAAAGATGAAAGACGACGGGAAGATCAGAGATCTTGTTCCATAA
- a CDS encoding DNA polymerase ligase N-terminal domain-containing protein, with protein sequence MNEREEKLDKYVEKRDFSKTSEPDGREATVEWSNERPVFVIQKHAASRLHYDFRIEVDGVLKSWAVPKGPSTDPSEKRLAVPTEDHPLEYGDFEGNIPEGEYGGGTVLLWDRGSYRNLKEDPESNPLLKQIEDGHITIWLEGRKLRGGYALVRTGKGSKARWLLVKMNDEEADARRNPTATEPDSVKTGRTLEEIRDSGE encoded by the coding sequence GTGAACGAAAGAGAAGAGAAACTAGATAAATACGTGGAAAAGAGAGATTTCAGCAAGACATCGGAACCGGACGGAAGAGAGGCCACTGTTGAATGGTCAAATGAAAGGCCGGTATTCGTCATTCAGAAGCATGCTGCTTCGAGGCTTCACTACGATTTCAGAATAGAAGTCGATGGAGTTCTCAAGTCATGGGCCGTTCCAAAAGGTCCTTCAACCGATCCATCGGAAAAGAGGCTCGCCGTTCCAACGGAAGACCATCCACTTGAATACGGAGACTTCGAAGGGAATATCCCGGAAGGCGAGTACGGAGGAGGCACGGTCCTTCTATGGGACCGGGGAAGCTACAGAAATCTGAAGGAAGACCCTGAATCGAATCCTCTGTTGAAGCAGATAGAAGACGGGCATATCACGATATGGCTCGAAGGCCGTAAACTTAGAGGCGGGTACGCTCTCGTAAGAACCGGTAAAGGCAGCAAAGCCAGATGGCTTCTAGTGAAGATGAATGACGAAGAGGCCGATGCGCGGAGAAATCCGACAGCCACCGAACCGGATTCGGTAAAGACCGGTAGAACTCTCGAAGAGATTCGTGATTCCGGAGAGTAA
- a CDS encoding DUF454 family protein, whose translation MRLKRILLSIAGSLFLFLGITGIILPLLPTTPFLLLAAFCYLRSSKKLYRWLISHRLFGAYIYSYLHFRAVRRRARNLALLLLWSTLTLTMILISNTAVTLILVGVGVAVSIHLLQLKILTAEMLEKVREGLKNPEMIDKYPGSND comes from the coding sequence GTGAGACTGAAAAGGATTCTGCTCTCAATTGCAGGATCTCTGTTTCTCTTTCTTGGAATAACGGGAATAATTCTTCCTTTGCTGCCAACAACACCCTTTTTGCTGTTGGCGGCATTTTGCTATTTGAGGAGCTCCAAAAAGCTATATAGATGGCTGATCAGTCACAGGCTCTTCGGCGCATATATCTACAGCTATCTCCATTTCAGAGCCGTCAGGAGGAGAGCGAGGAACCTTGCGCTTCTATTGCTTTGGTCTACTCTCACTTTGACAATGATACTGATATCCAATACTGCCGTCACACTTATCCTCGTCGGAGTTGGCGTAGCCGTATCCATTCATCTGTTGCAACTGAAGATACTGACAGCCGAGATGCTTGAAAAAGTTAGGGAGGGCCTAAAGAATCCAGAGATGATCGACAAATACCCCGGCTCGAATGACTGA
- a CDS encoding catalase, giving the protein MENDPKKEGKLTTEAGAPVVDNQNSMTAGPRGPMLLQDVWYLEKLAHFDREVIPERRMHAKGSGAFGTFTVTHDITKYSKAKLFSEIGKKTDMFVRFSTVAGERGAADAERDIRGFAMKFYTEEGNWDLVGNNTPVFFLRDPLKFPDLNHAIKRDPKTNMRSAKNNWDFWTSLPEALHQVTITMSDRGIPYSYRHMNGYGSHTFSMINAENERVWVKFHFKTQQGIKNLTDAEAETIIAKDRESHQRDLFESIERGDFPRWTMYIQVMTLEQAEKMPYNPFDLTKVWYKGEFPLIEVGYFELNKNPENYYLDVEQAAFNPAHIVPGIGFSPDKMLQGRLFSYGDAQRYRLGVNHDQIPVNRPRNPYNSYHRDGQMRVDDNAGSTLGYEPNSYGAWVEQPEFKEPPLKLSGAADNWNFREDDDDYYTQPGKLFNLMTPEQQQVLFENTARNMGDAPKEIKIRHIGNCLKADPAYGAGVAKALGISLNEVEQ; this is encoded by the coding sequence ATGGAAAATGATCCAAAGAAGGAAGGCAAACTCACTACTGAAGCAGGAGCTCCAGTAGTAGACAATCAGAATTCAATGACTGCCGGTCCCCGTGGACCGATGTTGCTTCAGGACGTCTGGTATCTCGAAAAACTCGCCCACTTCGACAGAGAAGTAATACCCGAACGGAGAATGCACGCAAAGGGCTCCGGTGCCTTCGGGACATTCACCGTAACCCACGACATAACGAAGTACTCGAAGGCGAAGCTCTTCTCGGAAATTGGCAAGAAGACGGACATGTTTGTGAGGTTCTCCACGGTTGCAGGGGAGAGAGGCGCCGCCGATGCCGAGAGGGACATCAGAGGTTTCGCGATGAAGTTCTATACGGAAGAAGGAAACTGGGATCTCGTAGGCAACAACACACCCGTCTTTTTCCTTAGAGACCCTCTGAAATTCCCCGATCTAAACCACGCGATCAAGAGAGATCCGAAAACGAACATGAGAAGTGCGAAGAACAACTGGGATTTCTGGACATCACTTCCAGAAGCGCTTCATCAGGTCACCATTACGATGAGTGACAGGGGAATACCTTACTCCTACAGACACATGAACGGTTACGGTAGCCATACCTTCAGCATGATAAACGCCGAAAATGAAAGAGTCTGGGTGAAGTTCCACTTCAAGACACAGCAGGGTATCAAGAATCTAACCGATGCCGAAGCCGAGACAATAATCGCAAAGGACCGCGAAAGCCACCAGCGCGATCTATTCGAAAGCATCGAAAGGGGCGACTTCCCAAGATGGACCATGTACATTCAGGTAATGACTCTTGAACAGGCCGAAAAGATGCCCTACAATCCCTTCGATCTTACAAAGGTTTGGTACAAGGGAGAGTTCCCGTTGATAGAGGTTGGTTACTTCGAGCTGAACAAGAATCCCGAGAACTACTACCTCGACGTCGAACAGGCCGCGTTCAATCCGGCGCATATCGTTCCCGGCATAGGCTTCTCACCGGACAAGATGCTGCAGGGAAGGCTATTTTCCTACGGCGACGCCCAGCGATATCGACTGGGAGTGAATCACGATCAGATTCCCGTAAACAGACCACGAAATCCTTACAACAGCTATCACCGGGACGGTCAGATGAGGGTCGACGACAATGCCGGAAGCACTCTGGGCTATGAGCCCAACAGCTACGGCGCCTGGGTGGAACAGCCGGAATTCAAGGAACCGCCTCTGAAGCTTTCCGGTGCGGCCGATAACTGGAATTTCAGAGAGGACGACGATGATTACTACACTCAGCCAGGTAAGCTTTTTAACCTGATGACTCCCGAACAGCAGCAGGTCCTCTTTGAAAACACGGCAAGAAACATGGGCGACGCTCCTAAGGAGATAAAGATAAGACACATCGGAAACTGTCTAAAGGCCGACCCAGCTTATGGAGCAGGTGTAGCGAAGGCGCTCGGTATCTCTCTGAATGAAGTAGAGCAATAA
- a CDS encoding sulfide/dihydroorotate dehydrogenase-like FAD/NAD-binding protein: MYAVLSKKRIAPDTYDIWLSHPDIYRYAKPGQFLIIRIDEFGERIPLTIASAEKDRVRVIVKAVGKSTYKLCAMNEGESVSDIVGPLGNPSEIEKLGTVCVVGGGVGIAPLFPVARALKAAGNEVIGILGAANKDHLIMVDEFRPFLDRLYLSTDDGSAGIKGTVTNPLKEVIADYSPVTIWAIGPMVMMKFVSLLASQNDIPCWVSLNPIMVDGTGMCGACRAEVGGEMKFACVHGPEFDGRLVNWDELIKRQYQYREEERVALEKYVRELGEKDG, from the coding sequence ATGTACGCAGTTCTCTCGAAGAAAAGAATCGCTCCCGATACGTATGATATCTGGCTTTCTCATCCAGATATCTACAGATATGCAAAACCCGGTCAGTTCCTGATAATAAGGATAGACGAGTTTGGTGAGAGGATTCCTCTCACGATAGCATCGGCAGAAAAAGACAGGGTAAGGGTAATAGTGAAGGCCGTTGGGAAAAGCACCTATAAACTTTGTGCAATGAACGAGGGAGAATCCGTAAGCGATATAGTTGGTCCTCTTGGAAATCCCAGTGAGATCGAGAAACTTGGAACGGTCTGTGTTGTTGGCGGAGGAGTGGGAATAGCTCCTTTGTTTCCTGTTGCAAGGGCGCTTAAAGCTGCCGGAAACGAGGTAATCGGTATACTGGGTGCGGCTAACAAAGATCATCTGATCATGGTGGACGAGTTCAGGCCCTTTCTTGACAGGCTTTACCTCTCTACAGATGACGGCTCTGCGGGAATCAAGGGAACCGTAACGAACCCCCTCAAAGAAGTAATAGCAGATTATTCACCGGTCACGATATGGGCAATCGGTCCGATGGTAATGATGAAGTTCGTCTCTCTTCTCGCTTCCCAGAATGACATACCTTGCTGGGTGTCTCTCAATCCGATAATGGTGGACGGCACGGGAATGTGCGGCGCCTGCAGGGCCGAGGTTGGAGGCGAGATGAAGTTCGCCTGCGTTCATGGACCGGAGTTTGACGGCAGATTGGTCAACTGGGACGAGCTGATCAAGAGGCAGTATCAGTACAGGGAAGAGGAACGGGTTGCTCTTGAGAAATACGTACGTGAATTGGGTGAGAAGGATGGCTGA
- the gltA gene encoding NADPH-dependent glutamate synthase: MAEKFKVRMRELDPSERVNSFEEVALGYTKEEAIAEAKRCLQCKHKPCVSGCPVGIDIPGFIKALREDDIEKSTRILKDANNLPAICGRVCPQEKQCELACVVGKIPGSEPVAIGRLERFVADQNISLETAVKPSVNKRVAVIGAGPAGLTAAADLAKEGFSVTVFEAFHTAGGVLVYGIPEFRLPKEIVAKEVEFVKSLGVEFRFNQIIGRTIPFEEIKNEYDAVFIGIGAGAPRFMGIPGSNHNNIFSSSEYLTRTNLMKAYLFPLYDTPVKIKDRVAVIGAGNVTMDAARTVKRLGAKEVHVVYRRSEEEMPARIEEYHHAVEEGIIFHWLTLPVEYIGDINNNVTGMKCVKMTLGEPDDSGRRRPIQIEGSEFVMEVDMVIEAIGQTPNAILKAGFPAVRLNKWGSIDADEASGRVDEGIYAGGDIVTGSATVIEAMGAGKRSARAIKSYLLRKG; this comes from the coding sequence ATGGCTGAGAAGTTCAAAGTAAGAATGAGGGAGCTCGACCCTTCGGAGAGAGTCAACAGCTTCGAGGAGGTTGCCCTTGGATACACAAAGGAAGAGGCAATCGCGGAGGCAAAAAGATGTCTACAGTGCAAACACAAACCATGTGTGAGCGGCTGCCCCGTTGGAATAGATATTCCCGGTTTTATCAAGGCCCTTAGAGAGGATGACATTGAGAAGAGCACGAGGATTTTGAAAGATGCGAACAACCTTCCGGCCATCTGTGGACGAGTCTGCCCTCAGGAGAAGCAGTGCGAACTGGCCTGCGTAGTGGGAAAGATTCCCGGCAGTGAACCCGTAGCAATCGGGAGGCTGGAGAGATTCGTCGCCGATCAGAATATCTCTCTAGAGACTGCTGTAAAGCCGTCCGTAAACAAGAGAGTTGCAGTAATCGGTGCGGGTCCTGCCGGATTGACGGCCGCCGCCGATCTCGCGAAAGAGGGTTTTTCTGTTACAGTCTTCGAGGCCTTCCATACGGCGGGAGGCGTGCTTGTTTATGGCATCCCCGAATTCAGGCTTCCCAAAGAGATTGTTGCAAAGGAAGTCGAATTTGTGAAGAGCCTGGGAGTTGAATTCCGTTTCAATCAGATCATCGGCCGAACGATTCCATTCGAAGAGATCAAGAACGAATATGATGCCGTCTTCATAGGTATCGGCGCAGGCGCGCCGAGATTCATGGGAATACCTGGATCGAATCATAACAACATATTTTCCTCTTCCGAATATCTCACGAGGACAAACCTGATGAAGGCCTACCTTTTTCCGTTGTACGATACGCCAGTAAAGATAAAGGACAGAGTGGCCGTGATTGGAGCCGGAAATGTGACGATGGACGCTGCAAGAACGGTGAAGAGGCTCGGAGCCAAAGAGGTCCATGTGGTTTACAGGAGAAGCGAAGAAGAGATGCCTGCGAGAATAGAGGAGTATCACCATGCCGTAGAAGAGGGAATCATATTCCACTGGCTGACCCTTCCCGTTGAGTATATAGGTGATATAAACAACAACGTCACGGGGATGAAGTGCGTGAAGATGACTCTTGGAGAACCCGACGATTCGGGAAGAAGAAGACCGATACAGATCGAAGGATCGGAATTTGTCATGGAAGTGGACATGGTCATAGAAGCAATCGGTCAGACTCCAAATGCCATTTTGAAGGCCGGTTTCCCGGCGGTAAGGCTGAACAAGTGGGGCAGTATCGATGCCGATGAAGCAAGCGGCAGAGTCGACGAAGGTATCTACGCCGGTGGAGACATCGTTACGGGTTCTGCAACTGTAATCGAAGCGATGGGAGCCGGCAAACGCTCGGCAAGGGCAATCAAGTCATACTTATTGCGCAAGGGGTAG
- a CDS encoding ROK family transcriptional regulator — MSFTERRSAGVPSELRERNLKTIIDVVFRYQPVSRTNIAKLTGISKPTVSKLVGLLMSENYIVKTGKTSSGLGKRQELLSFNPEKAFVISVDVGLATTIVAKVDLSMKMTNKCEIKTSESPERFASELVDCLSDFCGAGKESPASVVISVPGLVRSDLRTAINVPLLHWTDLPLAELVEERLRLNGIVCGVSINNDSKLGVLAEVALNKDIPDSFSNIVYVLVKEGVGVGLYINGSLYVGSNHIAGEFGHMSIDPKGPECSCGRRGCWLTMVGSRELDGFIRENRLEDYIELFSVGLMNIVNGLDPNLVVISGALEQYWERVLPSLRAKLKSIALFDQSSMEIMKSALDDREGPIFGGALMVLRKYLDIETGVL; from the coding sequence TTGTCATTTACTGAGAGAAGATCAGCGGGAGTTCCTTCCGAGCTTAGAGAGAGGAATTTGAAGACAATCATAGACGTAGTGTTTAGATATCAGCCGGTATCGAGAACAAATATCGCGAAATTGACCGGGATAAGCAAACCGACAGTGAGCAAGCTTGTGGGATTACTAATGAGCGAAAATTACATTGTGAAGACGGGTAAGACCTCTTCGGGGCTGGGCAAGAGGCAGGAGCTTCTTTCATTCAATCCCGAGAAGGCCTTCGTCATTTCCGTAGATGTTGGACTGGCGACAACGATCGTAGCAAAGGTAGATCTTTCGATGAAGATGACGAACAAGTGTGAGATAAAGACATCAGAGAGTCCCGAGAGATTCGCCTCCGAACTGGTGGACTGTCTTTCAGATTTCTGCGGAGCAGGGAAAGAATCGCCTGCCTCGGTGGTAATCTCCGTCCCCGGACTCGTTAGAAGCGATCTCAGAACTGCTATAAACGTCCCGTTGCTCCACTGGACCGATCTCCCTCTCGCGGAACTCGTAGAGGAAAGGCTCAGGCTGAACGGTATTGTCTGCGGAGTTTCGATAAACAACGATTCCAAACTGGGAGTTCTTGCCGAAGTTGCACTGAACAAGGACATTCCCGACAGCTTTTCCAACATTGTCTATGTTTTAGTGAAGGAAGGCGTTGGGGTCGGTCTTTACATCAATGGAAGTCTCTACGTGGGAAGCAATCACATTGCGGGCGAGTTTGGCCACATGTCAATAGATCCCAAAGGCCCGGAATGCTCGTGCGGAAGAAGAGGCTGCTGGCTGACGATGGTCGGCTCTAGAGAACTGGACGGCTTCATCCGCGAAAATCGGCTGGAGGATTATATTGAGCTGTTCTCGGTCGGCCTCATGAATATTGTAAACGGTCTCGACCCCAATCTAGTGGTCATCAGCGGCGCACTTGAACAGTACTGGGAAAGGGTGCTGCCGTCTTTGAGAGCGAAGCTGAAAAGCATTGCTCTCTTCGATCAATCCTCTATGGAAATTATGAAATCAGCTCTCGACGACAGAGAGGGGCCCATCTTCGGGGGAGCGTTAATGGTTTTGAGAAAGTATCTAGACATAGAAACGGGCGTCTTATAG
- a CDS encoding ABC transporter substrate-binding protein, translated as MKRGVVLLTVLCLLFAGATALGSSANELVVYHWWTAGGEKEAIDALFEVFIDEHPEYSIVQNPVAGGGGGILRAQIKTMIMAGNPPDTFQITYGHGMISSFVSVLQPIDDLIKGYNIPEDVYEWGRVDGVMYGVPLNLMQNNCLWYNVDLVEELGIEMPIKSLDEFLGVCARVKAEGYVPLAVGAGMGQQFWLGTLFEAVNSALSGGGADFFVDYYAGKTTPSESEVFIETLKVLRTLIVNGFVNDDWSALTWDQASDLMATGKAVFYVMGDWAKGHFTSMNMVPNVDFGYQPFPGTDHVFIGHADCFVLPIGVDRKIAKDWIQFLTTVKAANTFCPIKGAAPFVLDAPLDVYDDITKEILGYFRDDGVAKVLSQFGAPPESYLDVFGTAFSEYFNSPEINENTLGNFDYAYEEVFLF; from the coding sequence TTGAAACGTGGAGTAGTGCTCTTGACGGTACTGTGTTTGCTCTTTGCCGGGGCAACGGCTCTCGGCAGCTCCGCAAACGAGCTGGTTGTTTACCACTGGTGGACTGCCGGTGGAGAGAAAGAGGCAATTGATGCACTCTTCGAAGTATTCATCGATGAGCACCCTGAGTATTCTATTGTTCAGAACCCGGTAGCGGGAGGCGGTGGCGGAATCCTCCGAGCGCAGATCAAGACAATGATCATGGCCGGAAATCCACCAGACACTTTCCAGATTACTTACGGACACGGTATGATAAGCTCTTTCGTCAGTGTTCTCCAACCCATCGATGATCTGATCAAGGGTTACAACATCCCGGAGGACGTCTATGAATGGGGAAGAGTCGATGGAGTCATGTATGGGGTGCCGCTAAACCTGATGCAGAACAACTGCCTCTGGTACAATGTCGACCTCGTCGAAGAGCTCGGGATCGAGATGCCAATCAAGAGTCTTGACGAATTCCTCGGAGTCTGTGCGAGAGTAAAGGCCGAAGGCTACGTACCTCTAGCAGTTGGTGCGGGAATGGGACAGCAATTCTGGCTCGGGACCCTTTTCGAAGCCGTGAACAGTGCCCTATCCGGCGGAGGCGCGGACTTCTTCGTTGATTACTATGCCGGCAAGACGACGCCTTCCGAATCCGAAGTTTTCATTGAGACGCTCAAAGTTCTCAGAACCCTTATCGTTAATGGATTCGTCAACGATGACTGGTCGGCTCTAACCTGGGACCAGGCTTCCGATCTTATGGCTACAGGAAAGGCCGTCTTCTACGTCATGGGAGACTGGGCAAAGGGTCATTTCACTTCAATGAACATGGTTCCCAACGTGGATTTCGGTTATCAGCCCTTCCCTGGAACGGATCACGTATTCATCGGACATGCAGACTGTTTTGTTCTTCCGATAGGTGTCGACAGAAAGATCGCCAAGGACTGGATACAATTCCTGACGACAGTCAAAGCGGCAAATACGTTCTGCCCCATCAAAGGAGCGGCACCATTTGTTCTCGACGCTCCTCTCGATGTCTATGATGACATTACAAAGGAGATCCTTGGCTACTTCCGTGATGACGGAGTTGCGAAAGTGCTCTCCCAGTTTGGAGCACCGCCCGAATCGTATCTCGACGTTTTCGGAACGGCCTTCAGTGAGTACTTCAATTCACCTGAGATCAACGAGAACACACTTGGCAATTTCGATTACGCTTACGAAGAGGTTTTCCTGTTCTAA
- a CDS encoding carbohydrate ABC transporter permease: protein MSKRVQILLFILPGLILVGLFVYGFTAWTFQVSLTNWRDVGSAGDFVGLDNYIRLFSKDRVFKTSLVNTLKLTLVFIGVTIPLGLFLAVLLDLNLKGKQLFRLIFLLPLSFSFVASASMWTWMFSPEIGSVNALLRAIGLDSLTQPWITSDKQALICIAIAYVWQFSGFSTLVYYAGISGVAPEITEAAKIDGASTFQRYMKVIIPMQRPATLTVLMILLMYSLRVFDLVWLMTGGGPGSSTEILSTFMFRTAFNRNRFGYGAAVGVVMFAISILIVIPFFARLRRSEYE from the coding sequence TTGAGCAAGAGAGTACAAATACTACTTTTCATTTTACCAGGTTTGATCCTTGTCGGCCTGTTCGTCTATGGCTTCACGGCCTGGACGTTTCAGGTATCGTTGACAAACTGGCGAGATGTCGGATCGGCGGGAGACTTTGTAGGGTTGGATAACTATATCAGACTGTTTTCAAAAGACCGGGTCTTCAAAACTTCACTGGTCAACACTCTCAAGCTTACACTGGTGTTTATCGGCGTGACGATCCCTCTTGGTCTCTTCCTTGCGGTGCTTCTAGACCTCAATTTGAAGGGAAAACAGCTGTTCAGACTTATATTTCTGCTCCCGCTATCCTTTTCCTTTGTTGCCTCGGCATCAATGTGGACTTGGATGTTCTCTCCGGAGATAGGCTCGGTGAATGCCTTGCTTCGGGCAATCGGACTAGATTCTCTTACTCAGCCGTGGATCACATCTGACAAACAGGCATTGATCTGCATTGCAATAGCTTATGTATGGCAATTTTCAGGTTTTTCAACGTTGGTATACTACGCTGGGATAAGCGGAGTAGCGCCAGAGATAACCGAAGCTGCGAAGATCGACGGAGCTTCAACCTTTCAGAGGTATATGAAGGTCATAATTCCCATGCAGAGACCGGCAACGCTCACAGTCCTCATGATTCTTCTCATGTATTCACTGAGAGTTTTCGACCTCGTCTGGCTAATGACCGGAGGAGGACCGGGCAGTTCTACGGAGATACTTTCGACCTTCATGTTCAGAACGGCCTTTAACAGAAATAGATTCGGATATGGGGCGGCCGTCGGGGTCGTAATGTTTGCCATATCGATCCTGATTGTCATTCCCTTCTTTGCGAGACTGAGGAGAAGCGAGTATGAGTAG